A stretch of the Duncaniella dubosii genome encodes the following:
- the feoB gene encoding ferrous iron transport protein B, which produces MLTRLSDLKPGQDATVVKILGHGAFRKRMLEMGFVTGRKVRVLLDAPLRDPVKYEIMDYEVSLRRSEAELVEVSTDEVGSTHSSLSSHTDESPVLEEHGEVHHAAAHEHDGHSSAMRTINVALIGNPNCGKTSLFNIVSGAREHVGNYSGVTVDAKAGSVRYKNYRINIVDLPGTYSLASYSPEELYVRQYLRDETPDVIINVVDGSNLERNLYLTTELIDMDRSMVIALNMVDELERAGVKLDCKMLGEMIGVPIVPIAARTGRGINELLDTVIRVYEGTDPAVRHIHVNLGTDIEHAVTVLKDTIKANPHVGLHFSPRYLAIKLLEKDAEVEKAIKALPSGKEIIDLRDSLLAGLPTAADDINMSIANAKYGFIAGALAETMETTKKEEINSTRIIDTIVTNRLFGFPIFLGIMFFIFWATFELGSYPMEWIEGIVGWLGDLTREYLPDGAVKDLIADGIIGGVGGVIVFLPNILILYLCISFMEDSGYMARAAFIMDKVMHRLGLHGKSFIPLVMGFGCTVPSIMASRSIESRSSRIITILINPFISCSARLPIYVLLIGTFFPNHATLVFMCIYLLGILMAGVTARLLRRFYFGEDVTPFVMELPPYRVPTLKATLRHMWGKGEQYLKKMGGIILVASIVVWALNYFPLHDGESAQEVSAETVADDSAIDPSRDSYLEMAGKAINPILEPIGFHWRASVAALAGVPAKEIVVSTLGVLYTGDEEASDQTLSTRLITPNEVTGHPDFTAAAALSFMVFVLLYCPCIATVTAIIKETGNPRYGLFSVVYNTLLAWMVAFIVYRVALLF; this is translated from the coding sequence ATGCTCACAAGACTTTCAGATTTAAAACCGGGTCAGGATGCCACGGTTGTCAAAATATTGGGCCACGGAGCCTTCAGGAAACGAATGTTGGAAATGGGATTTGTGACAGGACGCAAGGTCAGGGTTCTGCTTGACGCGCCTCTCCGCGACCCGGTGAAATATGAAATCATGGACTACGAAGTGTCGCTTCGTCGCTCGGAAGCAGAACTGGTTGAAGTGTCGACCGATGAGGTTGGATCGACACATTCGTCTCTGTCCAGTCACACTGATGAATCGCCTGTTCTGGAAGAACATGGAGAAGTTCACCATGCTGCCGCTCATGAACATGACGGTCACAGCAGTGCGATGCGTACCATCAATGTAGCTCTTATAGGCAATCCTAACTGTGGAAAGACCTCGCTGTTTAATATAGTCTCCGGCGCACGCGAACATGTCGGAAACTATAGCGGTGTCACTGTCGATGCCAAGGCCGGAAGTGTGAGATATAAAAATTACCGTATCAATATCGTCGATCTCCCCGGCACTTATTCCCTTGCATCCTATTCTCCCGAAGAGCTGTATGTGCGTCAGTATCTTCGCGACGAGACTCCGGATGTAATAATTAATGTGGTCGACGGCTCAAATCTTGAGCGTAACCTCTATCTGACAACCGAGCTGATCGATATGGACCGGAGCATGGTCATTGCCCTTAACATGGTCGACGAACTCGAACGAGCCGGGGTGAAACTCGACTGCAAGATGCTTGGAGAAATGATCGGAGTGCCGATTGTTCCGATTGCTGCGCGTACGGGACGTGGCATCAATGAGCTACTCGATACTGTGATCCGCGTATATGAGGGTACTGATCCCGCTGTACGCCATATACATGTCAATCTCGGCACGGACATAGAACACGCTGTGACTGTGCTAAAAGATACTATCAAGGCGAACCCGCATGTCGGCCTGCATTTTTCGCCCCGTTATCTTGCCATAAAGCTGCTTGAAAAGGATGCAGAGGTTGAAAAAGCCATCAAGGCTCTCCCGTCCGGAAAAGAGATTATCGATTTGCGGGACTCATTGCTGGCGGGGCTGCCGACTGCTGCCGACGACATCAATATGTCGATTGCAAACGCCAAGTATGGTTTCATTGCAGGTGCGCTTGCCGAGACTATGGAGACAACGAAGAAAGAGGAGATAAACTCAACTCGCATCATCGACACAATAGTCACCAACCGATTGTTTGGTTTCCCGATATTTCTCGGAATAATGTTTTTCATTTTCTGGGCCACATTTGAGCTTGGTTCCTATCCTATGGAATGGATTGAGGGGATTGTGGGATGGCTCGGTGACCTTACCCGCGAATATCTGCCGGACGGAGCGGTGAAAGACCTGATAGCCGATGGAATCATCGGTGGTGTCGGTGGAGTGATTGTGTTCCTGCCCAACATCCTGATTCTGTATCTTTGTATTTCCTTTATGGAGGATTCAGGTTACATGGCACGTGCCGCCTTCATTATGGATAAGGTGATGCACCGGCTCGGACTTCATGGCAAGTCTTTCATACCATTGGTTATGGGGTTCGGATGTACGGTGCCGTCCATAATGGCATCGCGCTCGATTGAAAGCCGTTCAAGCAGGATTATAACCATACTGATCAATCCTTTTATCAGCTGTTCGGCCCGACTGCCGATCTATGTACTGCTTATCGGGACGTTCTTTCCGAATCATGCGACGCTTGTGTTTATGTGCATATATCTGCTCGGGATACTCATGGCTGGTGTGACCGCACGTCTGCTTCGACGTTTTTACTTCGGTGAGGATGTGACACCGTTTGTCATGGAGCTGCCGCCTTACCGCGTGCCGACACTGAAGGCGACATTACGCCATATGTGGGGTAAAGGAGAGCAATATCTCAAAAAAATGGGAGGCATCATCCTTGTGGCAAGTATTGTTGTCTGGGCACTCAACTATTTTCCTCTACACGATGGCGAATCTGCGCAGGAGGTATCAGCCGAGACTGTGGCTGACGACTCTGCGATTGACCCGTCGCGTGACAGCTATCTTGAAATGGCAGGCAAGGCAATCAATCCTATACTTGAGCCGATAGGTTTTCATTGGCGTGCTTCAGTGGCCGCTCTTGCCGGTGTCCCTGCAAAAGAAATCGTGGTGTCGACACTCGGTGTGCTCTATACCGGCGATGAGGAAGCGAGCGACCAGACACTTTCGACCCGTCTGATCACTCCGAATGAGGTTACCGGGCACCCGGATTTCACTGCGGCTGCCGCATTGAGTTTTATGGTGTTCGTGTTGTTGTATTGTCCGTGCATAGCGACTGTCACAGCTATAATCAAGGAGACAGGCAATCCGCGCTACGGGCTGTTTTCAGTTGTCTACAACACGCTTCTGGCATGGATGGTGGCATTTATTGTCTACAGGGTAGCATTGTTGTTTTAA
- a CDS encoding ABC transporter permease, with protein MSLAIFIANRLSLRSPSGKMQSGIVIAVSGIALSVVVMLISIAVMMGFKEEIRQKIMGFDAQLSISVYSPDDSKVPLVDINDVRPVLEMLPEKATTVLAIRQPVILKTPADFTGAIVKGISRDYDWEFIRQNLIEGEIPDFKADSTLYHVIISRNLARDLSVGLGEKIDAFFLGGDSYRTRRLKVAAIYDTHFSEYDDNYIFSTLPMLSALAGVGENLGTQIEIYGLGSDKEIAECAEQLSAGLLEKLYTGRTPTFYTVTDVHTSAALYFNWLALLDTNVIVILTLMSLLTCLTLVSSLYILILRRVNMIGILKALGAPDSLIRRSFVYLTMRILVAGLVIGNLIGVCVILVQDATGVIPLNPEAYYLDHVPMLLSVPALIVLNLSVIVVAALVLILPSAIITTIPPSKVIKYD; from the coding sequence ATGTCACTTGCCATATTCATAGCCAATCGTCTCTCGCTGCGTTCTCCTTCAGGGAAAATGCAGTCGGGCATAGTAATTGCCGTCTCGGGTATAGCTCTCTCGGTGGTGGTGATGCTTATATCCATTGCTGTCATGATGGGTTTCAAAGAAGAGATCCGTCAGAAAATAATGGGATTCGACGCTCAATTGTCGATTTCGGTCTATAGTCCTGATGACAGCAAAGTGCCGCTCGTCGACATCAACGATGTCAGGCCAGTGCTTGAAATGTTGCCTGAAAAAGCGACGACGGTGCTTGCCATACGGCAGCCTGTGATATTGAAGACTCCGGCAGACTTTACCGGGGCGATAGTCAAGGGCATCAGTCGTGATTATGACTGGGAATTCATCCGGCAGAATCTCATCGAAGGGGAAATCCCGGATTTCAAGGCCGATTCGACGCTCTACCATGTTATCATATCACGGAATCTCGCGCGGGATTTATCAGTTGGACTTGGCGAGAAAATAGACGCTTTTTTTCTTGGCGGCGACAGCTACAGGACGCGAAGACTGAAAGTCGCGGCTATATATGACACGCATTTCAGCGAGTATGACGACAATTATATTTTCTCCACGCTGCCTATGCTCTCCGCGCTTGCAGGTGTAGGGGAGAATCTTGGAACACAAATCGAAATCTACGGGCTTGGAAGCGACAAGGAGATAGCCGAGTGTGCCGAGCAACTTTCCGCCGGTCTGCTTGAGAAGCTGTATACAGGACGTACGCCTACGTTCTATACGGTGACAGATGTCCATACTTCGGCTGCATTATATTTCAACTGGCTTGCATTGCTTGACACTAATGTGATAGTGATATTGACACTGATGTCACTGCTGACGTGTCTGACGCTTGTGTCGTCTCTCTACATATTAATATTGCGGCGTGTAAACATGATAGGTATACTGAAGGCTTTAGGAGCGCCAGACTCTCTTATACGGCGGTCGTTTGTCTATCTGACCATGCGTATTCTTGTCGCGGGGCTTGTAATCGGTAATCTTATTGGCGTATGCGTGATTCTTGTTCAGGATGCAACCGGCGTGATACCTCTGAATCCGGAGGCTTATTATCTTGACCATGTGCCTATGCTGTTGTCTGTTCCGGCATTGATTGTACTCAACCTGTCGGTCATTGTCGTTGCGGCTCTCGTGCTGATACTTCCGTCGGCCATAATAACGACCATACCTCCGTCAAAAGTCATAAAATATGATTAA